The following are encoded in a window of Dioscorea cayenensis subsp. rotundata cultivar TDr96_F1 chromosome 16, TDr96_F1_v2_PseudoChromosome.rev07_lg8_w22 25.fasta, whole genome shotgun sequence genomic DNA:
- the LOC120279183 gene encoding uncharacterized protein LOC120279183, with protein sequence MASGGHAPHPVVPPDRPQSWAQVASSNPHSSDTSPLQNPLLLAKLKSSTSQFVRIDGDALARAHLKFQNSLFGKFFGKPPPFDQVKAFLSAKWSQFGEVLISDLPNGFLLLRCDSHDTLKHLLCDGPWSINGIILQLSPWEPFFEPAFAKLSTAAVWVQLHNLPVEFWDGNSLEMVTAHLGNLLKIDELTASLSRSKFARVCLEIDLAKPLNRGFWIGDESHRVFVVVLYERLPTFCYSCGVIGHGSKNCSHSTTTGDLWCPSTPSFRRGS encoded by the coding sequence atggcaagtgggggGCACGCCCCTCACCCCGTCGTTCCGCCTGACCGCCCCCAGTCTTGGGCGCAAGTTGCGTCCTCTAACCCTCATTCTTCAGACACTTCCCCTCTACAAAACCCCCTTCTTCTAGCCAAACTCAAGAGCTCTACCTCGCAATTTGTTCGAATTGATGGTGATGCCTTGGCCCGTGCCCATCTGAAGTTTCAAAACTCCTTGTTCGGTAAGTTTTTTGGCAAGCCACCTCCTTTCGATCAGGTAAAGGCCTTTCTCTCTGCTAAGTGGTCGCAATTCGGTGAAGTTCTTATCTCCGATCTTCCCAATGGTTTTTTGCTGCTCCGTTGTGACTCCCATGATACTTTGAAGCATCTTCTTTGTGATGGACCTTGGTCAATTAATGGTATTATTCTTCAACTTTCTCCTTGGGAGCCTTTCTTTGAACCTGCTTTTGCCAAGCTTTCCACTGCCGCTGTTTGGGTTCAGTTACACAATCTCCCTGTTGAGTTCTGGGATGGTAATTCCCTGGAGATGGTAACCGCCCATCTGggtaatcttttaaaaattgatgagCTAACTGCTTCTTTGTCTAGATCTAAGTTCGCTAGGGTTTGTCTGGAGATTGATCTTGCCAAACCCCTGAATCGTGGTTTTTGGATTGGTGACGAATCACATCGTGTCTTCGTCGTTGTTCTTTATGAAAGGTTACCTACTTTTTGTTATTCCTGCGGCGTCATAGGTCATGGTTCTAAGAATTGTTCTCATTCAACGACAACAGGGGATCTTTGGTGTCCCTCCACCCCTAGCTTTCGGCGTGGGTCGTGA